The Lycium barbarum isolate Lr01 chromosome 12, ASM1917538v2, whole genome shotgun sequence genome includes a region encoding these proteins:
- the LOC132624497 gene encoding uncharacterized protein LOC132624497 yields the protein MYPYGKTRTPWIVRLQCCFLFLIFAECKVPQEEVDVLQQIAKTMGATYLSFDADTCRIEEVKVTVKPLGWSENIVECDRENGSEVYHITKIALKGLNLPGELPPELVKLPYIREIDFAYNYLSGSIPVEWATTQLTNISVLVNRLSGEIPKELGNISSLLYLNLEGNQFSGNVPSELGKLIYLQTLFLSSNQLVGEVPTSFSELVNLTDFRINDNNFSGQIPDFIQNWKQLTKLEMHATGLEGPIPSNISLLNKLTDLRISDIGGPAQTFPSLSDIAGIQTLVLRNCGLSGELPVYIWAMKDLQTLDVTFNKLVGEIPNNISSRSTLKFVFLTGNMLSGDIPDSILKNGINVDLSYNNFTWQGPDQNACQQNMNLYLNLYKSSAAVSPLKRILPCTKDFTCPRYGCSLHVNSGGNDFAVKESDREVDYEGDAGVDGGSARYFSTYTNYWGLSSTGDFMDDNNDQNARFIESTPSKGLSELYNNARMSPLSLTYIRYCLANGSYNVSLHFAEIAFTNDSTYTSLGRRVFDIYIQEKLVWKDFNIVNEADGVQRPVVRHFNTSVTDNTLEIRFYWAGKGTTRIPSRGHYGPLISAISLKPTFGSCSEEDKKSVTAYIIVGVVAACIFLLVMSALWWKGYLQCKKKQRTDLEGMEPQTVSYTLKQIKAATNNFDASNKIGEGGFGAVFKGRLSDGTSVAVKQLSHSSRQGNREFLNEIAMISCFQHPNLVNLLGCCIEGTELLLVYEYLENNSLARALFNSEKSQLILDWPTRVKICVGIAKGLAYLHEESSLRIVHRDIKATNVLLDRDLNPKISDFGLARLTGDDNTHISTRVAGTIGYMAPEYALWGYLTYKADVYSFGIVLLEIVSGKNNNNYAPSDNFICLLDWACHLLQNGKIEELIDDKLGSHFSKAEAERTIKVALLCTSATPSLRPIMSEAVGMLEGKRDVPDDIPEASMYTDDLRFKALKDFQRERQINQSASSSQAQLASVQTASDLCEYNPESRSDWKKMLPLKTALLTWILVVNYFMLLNLGESRVAQEEVNILEQIAVTMGATHWKFNGESCQIGAVRVTTDQPSWSETDVKCNCSIGNDTACHIVAITLKGISLSGVLPPELVKLPYIQKVDFAYNYLSGSIPIEWASTQLNSISVLVNRLSGEIPKEIGNITSLTYINLEGNQFSGVIPHELGKLINLKALILSSNQLEGELPISLSGLVNLADFRISDNNLSGPIPDFIEKWKQLTKLELHATGLEGPIPSNISLLNMLTDLRISDIKGPMQEFPPLINMTDLVILVLRNCNLSGVIPGYIWQLKTIQTLDVSFNKLAGTIPDDISARSMLKFVFLSGNMLIGNIPASILKNGINVDLSYNNFTWQGPDQPACRQNTNYYINLYKSSAAAGNLKNVLPCAEHLTCPRYGCSLHVNCGGNDVSVKENNRLIDYDGDAQVEGGSARYFRSDKYWGFSSTGDFMDDANDQNTRFIETIPSTNLPELYNRARVSPLSLTYFRYCLENGSYNVKLHFAEIIFKNDSTYNSIGRRVFDIYIQEKLVWKDFNIEEEARGVQRPVIRYFNATVADSILEIRFYWAGKGTARIPLRGHYGSLISAISVDPNFKLCSNKDRKTTIIYIIVGVLAACITFFVLSILWWKGCLCRKRKRRDLNGVELQMVCFTLKQIKAATKNFDASNKIGEGGFGPVYKGQLPDRTLVAVKKLSSQSKQGNREFLNEISTISCLQHPNLVKLHGCCIEADQLLLVYEYLDNNSLASVLFGSEDSRLRLDWPTRFRICVGIARGLAFLHEESSLKIVHRDIKATNVLLDGQLNPKISDFGLARLTGEEKTHISTRVAGTIGYMAPEYALWGYLTDKADVYSFGVVLLETVSGKNNNNYMPSDNSICLLDWACHLQQSGSIDELIDQRLGSDINKQEVEKIVKVALLCTSATPSLRPIMSEAVAMLEGRIAIPEEIPEASIYSNDLRFKAMKDFHQERKNQKLIGSQTQNTMTIRTDTGSSSASTTNLFDTVQFQNQTDT from the exons atgtatccaTATGGAAAGACCAGAACACCTTGGATTGTGAGATTACAGTGCTGCTTCTTGTTCTTGATATTTGCAGAGTGCAAAGTGCCTCAAGAAGAAG TGGATGTCCTCCAACAAATCGCCAAAACAATGGGTGCTACATATTTGAGTTTCGATGCAGATACATGCAGAATTGAAGAGGTTAAGGTCACAGTTAAGCCACTTGGATGGTCTGAGAATATTGTTGAATGTGATCGTGAAAATGGAAGTGAAGTCTACCACATCACAAAAAT TGCATTAAAGGGTTTAAATCTTCCAGGAGAACTCCCACCTGAATTGGTAAAGCTTCCCTACATCCGAGAAAT TGATTTTGCATACAACTATCTCAGTGGTAGCATACCAGTTGAATGGGCCACGACACAGCTGACTAACAT CTCTGTTCTTGTAAATCGGTTGTCCGGGGAAATCCCAAAGGAGTTGGGAAACATCAGCAGCCTTTTGTACCT GAATCTCGAGGGGAACCAGTTTTCAGGCAATGTTCCTTCTGAACTAGGGAAACTGATCTACTTGCAAACTCT GTTTTTATCCTCCAACCAATTGGTGGGAGAGGTGCCAACTTCATTTTCTGAACTCGTAAATTTAACAGATTT TAGGATAAATGATAACAATTTCAGTGGACAGATTCCAGATTTCATACAGAACTGGAAACAACTTACCAAACT GGAGATGCATGCCACCGGACTAGAGGGTCCCATTCCATCAAACATATCTCTTCTGAATAAGTTAACAGATTT GAGGATCAGTGACATAGGTGGACCAGCTCAGACATTTCCTTCACTGAGTGATATCGCGGGCATTCAAACGTT GGTATTGCGAAACTGCGGCCTTTCGGGAGAGCTTCctgtatatatttgggcgatgAAGGATCTGCAAACATT AGACGTTACCTTCAACAAGTTAGTTGGAGAAATCCCAAACAATATTAGTTCTAGAAGTACGCTAAAGTTTGT GTTTCTTACTGGCAACATGCTGAGTGGAGATATACCAGACTCAATACTGAAGAATGGAATAAATGT TGATCTTTCCTACAATAATTTTACCTGGCAAGGACCTGACCAAAATGCTTGTCAGCAAAACAT GAATCTGTATTTGAACTTGTACAAGAGCTCTGCAGCAGTAAGCCCCTT AAAGAGAATTCTTCCATGTACGAAGGATTTCACTTGTCCTCGGT ATGGGTGTTCGTTGCATGTTAATAGTGGTGGAAATGATTTTGCTGTAAAGGAGAGCGATAGAGAAGTTGATTATGAAGGAGATGCAGGAGTTGATGGTGGTTCTGCTAGATATTTCAGTACTTACACCAATTATTGGGGATTGAGTAGCACTGGGGACTTTATGGATGATAATAATGATCAAAATGCACGTTTTATTGAAAGTACACCATCAAAAGGCCTCTCTGAATTGTACAATAATGCACGGATGTCTCCCCTCTCACTCACTTACATCCGTTATTGCTTGGCAAATGGGAGTTACAATGTCAGCTTGCACTTTGCTGAGATAGCTTTTACAAATGATAGCACCTATACCAGTCTTGGAAGGCGTGTGTTTGATATATACATCCAg GAGAAATTAGTTTGGAAAGACTTCAATATTGTGAATGAGGCTGATGGAGTTCAAAGGCCCGTGGTTAGGCATTTTAACACCAGTGTCACAGATAATACTTTGGAGATCCGATTTTACTGGGCTGGCAAAGGAACTACCAGAATTCCATCTAGAGGGCATTACGGTCCGCTAATATCTGCTATTTCACTCAAACCAA CTTTTGGATCTTGTTCAGAGGAAGATAAGAAGAGTGTTACTGCTTATATTATTGTTGGAGTAGTGGCTGCATGCATTTTCCTGTTGGTAATGAGCGCACTTTGGTGGAAAGGCTATCTGCAATGCAAAAAGAAACAGAGAACAG ATTTAGAGGGCATGGAGCCGCAGACCGTTTCTTATACTTTAAAGCAAATAAAGGCTGCCACTAATAACTTTGATGCTTCTAACAAGATAGGGGAAGGTGGTTTTGGCGCAGTTTTCAAG GGCCGGCTATCTGATGGTACTTCGGTTGCAGTGAAGCAGCTCTCGCATTCATCAAGACAGGGAAATCGTGAATTTTTAAATGAGATTGCCATGATTTCTTGTTTTCAGCACCCGAATCTTGTTAATCTGCTTGGCTGCTGCATTGAAGGGACTGAATTACTGCTCGTATATGAATACTtggaaaataatagccttgctCGCGCATTATTTA ATTCAGAGAAAAGTCAATTGATACTTGATTGGCCGACAAGGGTCAAGATTTGTGTTGGGATTGCTAAAGGTCTGGCTTACCTTCATGAGGAATCAAGCCTTAGAATTGTACACAGAGACATTAAAGCTACTAATGTACTGCTAGATAGAGATCTAAATCCCAAAATTTCGGACTTCGGGCTAGCTAGACTTACTGGAGATGATAATACCCATATTAGCACTCGAGTTGCTGGAACAAT AGGATACATGGCACCCGAGTATGCGCTATGGGGTTATTTGACCTACAAAGCAGATGTCTACAGCTTCGGAATTGTCCTCCTGGAAATTGTTAGCGGCAAGAACAACAATAACTATGCGCCTTCTGATAATTTCATTTGTCTTTTAGATTGG GCCTGTCACTTGCTACAAAATGGAAAAATAGAGGAGCTCATTGACGATAAATTGGGTTCTCACTTCAGCAAAGCAGAAGCAGAAAGGACCATAAAAGTAGCACTATTATGCACTAGTGCGACGCCATCACTCAGGCCTATAATGTCTGAGGCTGTAGGCATGCTTGAAGGAAAAAGAGATGTCCCTGATGATATCCCAGAAGCAAGTATGTATACTGATGATTTAAGATTTAAAGCCTTGAAGGATTTTCAACGAGAGAGGCAAATTAATCAAAGCGCGTCAAGTAGTCAAGCTCAGTTAGCAAGCGTCCAAACTGCCTCTGATCTATGTGAATACAATCCAGAATCAAGATCTGACTG GAAAAAAATGTTGCCACTAAAAACAGCTCTTCTTACATGGATTCTTGTAGTGAACTATTTCATGTTGTTAAATTTGGGTGAGTCAAGAGTTGCTCAAGAAGAAG TGAATATTCTGGAACAAATCGCCGTTACAATGGGAGCAACACACTGGAAGTTCAATGGTGAATCGTGTCAGATTGGAGCAGTCAGGGTGACAACTGATCAACCAAGTTGGTCCGAAACTGATGTTAAATGCAACTGCAGCATAGGAAATGATACTGCCTGCCATATAGTAGCTAT TACTCTTAAGGGTATTAGTCTTTCTGGAGTTCTTCCACCTGAACTGGTAAAGCTTCCTTACATTCAAAAAGT TGATTTTGCATACAATTACCTCAGTGGTAGTATACCAATCGAATGGGCGTCAACCCAGTTAAATTCCAT CTCTGTTCTTGTGAACCGGTTGTCAGGGGAAATACCGAAGGAAATAGGAAACATTACCAGCCTAACCTATAT AAACCTTGAAGGGAACCAATTCTCAGGCGTTATTCCTCATGAACTAGGAAAGTTGATAAACTTAAAGGCACT GATATTGTCTTCCAACCAACTGGAGGGAGAGCTGCCAATATCACTCTCTGGACTTGTAAATTTAGCAGATTT TAGGATAAGCGATAACAATCTCAGTGGGCCAATTCCAGATTTTATAGAGAAATGGAAACAACTTACAAAAtt AGAGCTGCATGCCACCGGTTTAGAGGGTCCCATTCCATCAAACATATCTCTTCTCAATATGTTAACCGATCT GAGGATTAGCGACATAAAAGGACCAATGCAGGAATTTCCTCCTCTAATTAACATGACAGACCTAGTGATACT GGTATTGAGAAACTGCAACCTTTCTGGAGTAATTCCAGGATACATTTGGCAATTGAAAACGATACAAACATT GGATGTTAGTTTTAATAAGCTCGCTGGAACAATTCCGGATGACATAAGTGCAAGAAGTATGCTTAAATTTGT GTTTTTATCTGGTAACATGCTCATTGGAAATATACCTGCCTCAATCTTGAAGAACGGAATAAATGT TGATCTTTCCTACAATAACTTTACTTGGCAAGGCCCGGACCAACCAGCTTGTCGGCAAAACAC GAATTATTACATAAACCTGTACAAGAGCTCTGCAGCAGCAGGGAATCT TAAGAATGTTCTTCCGTGTGCAGAGCATTTAACTTGTCCAAGAT ATGGGTGTTCCTTGCATGTGAATTGTGGAGGAAATGATGTTTCTGTTAAAGAAAACAATAGACTAATTGATTATGACGGAGATGCTCAGGTTGAAGGTGGTTCTGCAAGATATTTCCGCAGTGATAAGTACTGGGGATTTAGTAGCACCGGAGACTTCATGGATGATGCTAATGATCAAAATACACGTTTTATTGAGACTATACCATCAACTAACCTGCCTGAACTGTACAATAGAGCACGGGTTTCTCCACTTTCACTTACTTATTTCCGTTATTGCTTGGAGAATGGGAGTTACAATGTTAAGCTGCACTTTGCTGAGATAATATTTAAAAATGACAGTACATATAACAGTATCGGAAGGCGCGTCTTTGATATATATATCCAG GAGAAATTAGTTTGGAAGGACTTTAATATTGAAGAGGAAGCTCGTGGAGTCCAAAGGCCTGTGATCAGATACTTTAATGCCACTGTAGCAGATAGTATCTTGGAGATCCGATTTTATTGGGCTGGCAAGGGCACTGCCCGCATTCCTCTTAGGGGACATTATGGTTCACTCATATCAGCTATCTCGGTTGACCCAA atttcaAATTATGTTCAAACAAGGACAGAAAGACCACAATAATTTATATTATTGTTGGAGTTTTGGCTGCATGTATCACATTTTTCGTATTGAGCATACTTTGGTGGAAAGGCTGCCTAtgcagaaaaaggaaaagaagag ATCTCAATGGTGTAGAGCTGCAGATGGTTTGTTTTACTCTTAAGCAAATAAAAGCTGCCACTAAAAACTTTGATGCTTCAAACAAGATTGGAGAAGGTGGTTTTGGTCCTGTTTACAAG GGTCAATTACCTGATCGTACATTAGTTGCAGTGAAGAAGCTCTCCTCTCAGTCAAAGCAAGGCAACCGTGAATTCTTGAATGAGATTAGCACGATTTCTTGTTTGCAACACCCCAACCTTGTTAAGCTTCATGGGTGCTGTATTGAAGCAGACCAATTACTGCTCGTATATGAATATTTAGATAATAATAGCCTTGCCAGCGTTTTGTTTG GTTCAGAGGACAGCCGATTGAGATTGGACTGGCCTACAAGGTTTAGGATCTGTGTCGGAATAGCAAGAGGTCTAGCTTTTTTACACGAAGAATCAAGCCTAAAAATTGTACACCGGGACATCAAAGCTACCAATGTGCTTCTGGATGGACAGCTAAATCCCAAAATCTCTGACTTTGGACTAGCTAGACTAACTGGAGAAGAGAAGACTCATATTAGTACTCGAGTTGCTGGAACGAT AGGATACATGGCACCAGAATACGCACTCTGGGGTTATTTGACCGACAAGGCAGATGTTTACAGCTTTGGAGTTGTACTTTTGGAAACTGTCAGTGGAAAGAATAACAATAACTACATGCCGAGCGACAATAGCATTTGTCTCTTAGATTGG GCCTGTCACTTGCAACAAAGTGGGAGTATAGATGAGCTTATAGATCAGAGACTGGGTTCTGATATTAACAAACAAGAAGTTGAAAAAATAGTAAAAGTGGCACTCTTGTGCACTAGTGCCACTCCCTCACTCAGACCTATCATGTCCGAGGCAGTGGCTATGCTTGAAGGACGAATTGCCATTCCAGAAGAAATTCCAGAGGCAAGTATTTACTCCAACGACCTGAGGTTTAAAGCCATGAAAGATTTTCATCAAGAGAGGAAAAATCAGAAGTTAATTGGAAGCCAAACTCAAAACACCATGACAATACGAACTGACACAGGCTCTTCTTCTGCATCTACTACTAATCTCTTCGATACAGTTCAGTTTCAAAATCAAACGGACACATAA